Within the Centropristis striata isolate RG_2023a ecotype Rhode Island chromosome 23, C.striata_1.0, whole genome shotgun sequence genome, the region GCTTTATTTGTGTACTTAAACATTGTATTTCAAAaactaatacaaaaaaatgtattcatgtaaataatcaactggggaagtttcttGGTTATATCTATCACTTGCACTGTTTCACCCTATTCCACTGTAGTGTCTTTAAAATGTACAGAATTTTACAATAACTTAAATTGCATTGACATGCACCAAACTTTCATCCCcatctatattctgaaggtttttacagagggggttgttttattattatttataatctgGCTTTACTATGGCTGTTGACagtattttatgatttatggagTGAGTAAAAGGGATATCCAAAATTCCATCTGTAAAAAcctaaaaatgaaataagaatTTCATTCAGATTTCTACTCTGGATAATGTAtaatttgcacatttaaaaataaaatattagaaaacttgtaatacaaaatagtttcattgctatatcTATTAGTTAAAAGTTTTACCCCATGATGATCATGATGACATACTGTATTATGATTCTTGACCTGTCTGCTTTGTATTATAGGACTGCATTAGCTCACGGTAACTAGTGGACCAAGTGAGTACTGTATAGGCCAGAATAATGGTTCAAAATAATTCACTTGCATTCAAGTTTAAGTATTTCAATTTTGGTGTTTGTGGCAATTTACTAgttgttaaagttgttttgcaACTGTTGCTTCATGCAGCTGCAATACAATTTACACAAGATACAAACTGTTCAACTGCTCAAAAAATGGGCAACTGTTGCTTTAGGCAGCTGCAATTCAATTTACACAAGAAATGTTGTGAAATTAGTCAAGAAGTGAAattgaaaacagaaataaaataggTAATGGATATAAATCCTGCACAGATGCCATTTCATAGCTCTGAAGCACATTTCATTCTTGTGAAAGGTCAGCGTCAGTTCAGTCAGTTTACATGAGTTTAAACTGTGTATTGAAGAGACTGCCCAGTCATATGAACCACAAAACTGTGACTTTTATACTGTATTTGTGATCTCTGTCTCTTTTCACTAGAGAGAAAGTCTTCCGTCTGAAGCCTGTGCTTGATGAGCATGTGACCCTCATTAAGGATCTGGCTAAGAGCATCGAGGTACCTTGCTgctttctctcacacactcacacaccttaTAATGCCATCCTTACTCACTACAGGATTTAATTGGTTTGCTAATGGTGAAAGAGGCTAAATTAgacttgggttttttttggtcatgtcaCTGGAGGCCTGTTAGGATATGCAAATCATATATAAGTGTGCCCTTTTTTGAACGCTTGCATTGATTACTGTCTATACTTACTGGCTATTTGGCATTTCATAGTCATTTCACAATTATAATCTCTTTCAGTTTACCACTGTTTGTCGAATGAGAGGCTTACATTATGATTTCATATCTAATATTACAACATGCTCAAGTGTTTGACTTTGGCGCCATCTGCAGGTCGACTTCTGGAGCCCCGAGAGCGCTGAGGTGGTCACCATCGACATTGATGTGGACATCCATGTGCCTGCCAAGTACCTGGACATTGTGTCCACCATCCTGAATCAGAATGACATGGAGCACGAGTATGTCACATTTATTCAGTTTCCATTTAGTTGAACacaaggttttattttttttctatatgtttattttttttattaatgaatcCCTCCTCAGGGTCCTTATTGAGGATCTGCAGGCTGCTGTTGAGGGCCAGATTGACAACAAGCCCGAGCCCAGAGCCTACAGCTACACCAAGTACAACAACTGGAACAATGTAAGAgacaaaaatcataatcatCCAAAAACTTGACCTGACCAGACAGTTATGTCCCAttcttattttctctctgtttaaTTTCAGGTTCAGTCCTGGATCAACTCCATTGCCTCCTCCAATCCCAGCCTGATCAGCAAGCAGGTGATCGGGAGCACCTATGAGGGACGCCCCATGACTGTCCTCAAGGTATGTCAGGCCTTGTCCACCATACCAGGCTTTCCTGTTTAAGAATTTTAGACAGAAATACTTTTCTAATTACCTCTAATAAATGTTTTGTGGTCACTTTTAACAACAGCTCGGTAAGAAGTCCAGCTCCACCAAGCCCGCTATCTTCATGGACTGTGGTATCCACGCCAGGGAGTGGATCTCTCCAGCTTTCTGCCAGTGGTTTGTCAAGGAGGTAAGGAAGACAGCTGGAGGGTCATGGCAACATTTATGCCAAGACCTTGATCAGTAACAGCACGGATTGTTTTTCCAATCGTCCTCAGGCCCTGTCCACCTATGGCAGTGACTCTCAGATGACCAGCCTGCTCGACCAGATGGATGTCTTTGTTCTGCCCGTCTTTAACATTGATGGCTACGACTACACCCACAAGAGCGTGAGTTCAAGTTTATAGTCTGATTGAACAGGGACCATGCTATCTTGTTTATTTCAAAGAATTTGTTGATTTGTTAACCGTATGTCTgacatgtttctttttgtccACTTGGGGACTTTAGAATAGGATGTGGAGGAAGACTCGCTCCAGGAGGTCTGGATCCAGCTGCATTGGTGCCGATCCCAACAGGAACTTCAACGCTGGCTGGTGCAGTAAGTGCAACATATATTTTAAACGGGAACTCAACTGATTTTTTATTGCACTTCCGTTAAGTTGGGGCTTAcatgaaacagatttttttaaaggatggtCAAAATATGTGCAGCAAAGGCTGAGATATCTTGACTTTTTGTGCATAGAATGAATCACACCCTAAAAAACTTAAATCCttcatttcccataatgcaactgggTAACATCTTTGATTAGAAACACCATATCTTTAAAATCATCAAATTTCTAACGTTTGTAATTTCTATTGACAGAAATCTGCATTTGAATGTAAAATCTGTAGGCAACAGGCAAGATAATGATATCAGAAATGAGAGTAGTATGAACCAATCAGGTTTGAGCGGGATTTGTTTGACGACAGGAAACAATCTGATCATAGATGTCATCTCTAAACTCCAACTCAATTCTCGTATCTCCAGTTGCTAATCAGACTCTAAACAATGCATGGAGGAGATAGTCTTGGCCCAGGAATCCATTTTTTTCCCGTTGCCCCAAGAGGCTTAAATGTCGTCAGACATATAGTCGATAGGTTTAAGATTTTAATGTCTGTAACGCAGGGTTTCTGTTATAAATGTGTGGTCTTAAGCTGAAACAGAGGcaaccctgatgacatcactttgacatcatcagggttatTTTCTCAACTCCCTGCAGTAAATTGAACTTAATGTGTCacaatcaaggttattatagttaacgaaaactaacgaaataacgaaaactagaattgaaaaaaaaaatttgttaactgaaataaaaataaaaactagagttttttaaaaaacgataactaactgaaactgtattgtgtggttacaaaacgaactaaaattaaagtgaaaatgtccttgtgttttcgtttttgtcaacttttttcattcataattcagtgtttctatttgaacatgcaacacatggtaaatatgtttactgagactgggatgtctacactagaaccaaaattcaaaacacccagaactgtaagagttaataaccttattggggctgagatggataaaccaaaggaaataaaggcaaaatttattatgatctatttgaatctcgcaccctacagcccattacaaaaaaactaaaactaacactaaaactaataaaaaactaaactaaaactaagcattttcaaaaaataaaaactaaaccaaaactagaaaactcactctaaaaactaactaaaactaactgaatttgaaaacaaaaattcacaacgaaatcaaaactaaaactaatgaaaaatccaaaactattataaccttggtcacaATGCAtttgaagacataaaaaaagaaactgttttcAACTATGTAATTTTCACTCCAGCCACCGGAGCCTCCAGCAACCCCTGCAGCGACACCTTCTGTGGCTACAAACCTGAGTCTGAGATTGAGGTCAAGAACGTCGCCGACTTCATCCGCAGGAACAAGTCCATCCTCAAGGCCTACATCACCATCCACTCCTACTCCCAGCTGCTGCTCTTCCCCTACTCCTACACCTTTGAGCTGGCTGCACACCACAGTGAGCTGGTAAGTCGTCATTAGCTGCCATAAATGCCGTTTTGTACATACAGCTGAAAAAGGAGAGGGACTATATTAACTAGAATTATTGGTCACATTGACTATATAATTATTCATCACGGCAGTGTCACATGCATCGCTATAGTGTGGCAGCCTTGTGTATATAAAGCCTTGATTGAAATGTATGCACTGAGAAGGCAATAACAACAGATTAACTGCATCAGGCATAGGCGTGTTACATTTTAGATCAACCTCTTTATATAAATATCTTTATAGAATGTTTGTCAGAcatgtattaaaagtaaaagaagtGCCACTATACAGACTATACTGGAAGGagattgggattttttttaattataagaaCTTTACAGAAAAAGCACTATTAGATGCAAACTATAtagtgtgaaaaatgtctagaataGCAGAATAACAAAACCTTAAGATCAAGGGGtgttatatattttgaatataatgGTGTTTCCAAAAGCTGAAGCAAGAATTCAACCCAGCCCCATTATGACTCTTATCTAAAGGCCACACTTATCTGCTGCAAATCATTTACTCCCTGCTCATTTGCCTCATTCTCATGGCTCTTTTACCTCTCACTGGGGTGTACAGTTAACACTCACACCCCTGCTCCAGCTCTCACACTAACCGAGGCAGATCACATGTCTCTGCCTCTCTATTACTCACTCGTAATTTAAGCTCTCTTCTGACACTTTGCAGAACAAAAGAACTCCGGGGATCTGTCATAACTCATCTGTTCTTTGAGAAATATCATTTCCTGCTTGTGCATTTCCCTGGGGGTTTCATTTCCTGTTGCAACTCACTGAgttcttctttttcccttttttttactACGATATCAGTAAAAGATGCTTTGTTTGAAAAAGTGCAATGGATGGTGGAGGCTGCAgggcacaaaaacaaaacaaaacatatatttactATTCTTACTACCAGCTGTATTTTTATAGCTGTTATTGTATAGTATTATTCCATTATCAAACAATAATTTCAATTTAAAGTCATactatataaaacacacactgttGCTCAATTCATTGCACTGAACTGTTTTGTTGATAAATCCTTACTTGGTCTGCTATTACCAGTAGGTTATGGTGGCTAATGTAAGATTTTCTTTGCTCCCTGATGCTGTGTGAAGTGTATAAATTcagaaaatagaagatttatAAAATGATTCAGTAACATATATGAAAAACTCTgtactttatatatttaaaatcttCTGACTGGTCCTTTAAAACATCTaacttttgtttcttctttatatTGTAGCTGAAGGTTGCTGAGGGAGCCTCTGCTGCTCTGCGTAGTCTGTATGGTACTCGCTACACCAGTGGACCCGGTGCTGCAACCATCTGTAAGTATTGCAGCTGCATTGGTCTCCGTGGGGAAATAATGTATGAGAGGAAGAGTGATATTCTATTTCCCAGCTATAATAGTATGCATTATGATGTATTCACAATGCACAAACCTCTTTTTATAGATGTGTCCTCTAGAGGCAACAAAATGGAATCACCTATCATGAAAGAAAGCTATTTCGAGCAAACAAAGGGTTTTTTTGGCCCCTGAAAGTGAAATTTGTATGAAAATGCATCCTGGCTGTCCCAGGTCATCAGCATATCCCACTCAGAATAATCCCTCTCCTTATCTGCCCTCAGACCCCGCTGCTGGAGGTTCTGATGACTGGGCCTACGACCTGGGAGTGAAGTATTCCTACACCTTCGAGTTGCGTGACACTGGTCGTTACGGCTTCCTGCTGCCCGAGTCTCAGATTAAGCCCACATGCGAGGAGACCATGCTGGCCGTCAAGTACATCGCCGCCTACGTGCAGAAGAACCTCTATTAAAGAGCGGAACTGCCAGGACCCCTGCCAACTCAGCTCCTCTGTACCAGCCCCCAGCCCCGCCAACCTCTCAGCCATCTCCAGCCCGTATCCATGGATACGGGCACCACCCGCCATGTTTTCTCGCTGTGCTTGACAGAATGTCAAGATGAgtgcaaacaataaaatcaatgatCCATCCCCACATGCTGAATcaattttttatgtgtatatgatAATATAGTGTCTGATGGACTGAGCCTATGTCATTTGTATGAAAATATACAACAAAACAGTTGCAAAATAATTCTTACAGCACTTACAAATGGCACTTAAAGGCCAGAAAACTTGTGTGAAGAAAATTATAAGAATAATTGTTCTTTGCCCAAGAAAACATCGTAAGACACTGAACTTAAACAATACAGACCATCCTGAACTTCAGCTTTTACATACTTAAACTTGACAACGCTCAATGAAAAAAAGGTACACAAATAACAAACCATCTACTGATCCACTGTATCAGACCCTTTGAACCGTGGTGATCCTTCTTGCTCTGCTGGCACTGTTCCAGTGGTGGAGCTTTGGAGGGTGGGGGTATCAGTCTTTAAGGTTTTCAGCCCAGCAGCACAGCACGTGACCCCGACAGAGTAACTCCTTGGCAGCGTCTCAACTCAGCCAAGCATTTGCctgagagaagaaaataaaggaGCCAAAGATCAGCAGGGAGTTTAACTGCACTGGCACACATTTCTGAAGTAGGAGGTAGAATATCGGTGATTGCTTTTGTAGCATTATGACAATTGTAAATTAAAGCTTCAGAAGGTGCTGACATTTGCACTGTCACTTGTACATGGAACAGGTAACCTATGAAAGAAAAGCTGGTTCCTCTGGCTCCTCCTATTGCTCCTGATGGTATTTGCAAGAATCCATGGTGCctgaatgaaaacaacaaatcagagCCTGAAGGAGTCTCTAATACTGTCAGTCAGTGCTTGTGAGTCCGTCGGACGGCTGGCAAGTTAGCTGGGTAGCTCTCTGATTCCCATGGATGTTAGCTAATCCCACTTGTTTTCATGCAACacagaaaatgagctgaaaaacagcagtttattgGGCAGCAGCATTGGaaactttttgcagtgtaggcagtACGTGCAGATGAACAACCCTCCCTCTCACACCACAGCACAGCACCCGGAGCTTCCCCCACTGACCCACTGGCAAAAGGATATCTTGCTTCACAAAATGAATTACTTACCTACTTAAATTAATTACCAGCTCGCTCTCTGTCTGCGAGATTGACAGTTGGAGAATCCTCCTGACTGTTTGGTTGTTTTCCTTCAGGTGCGGTGGATTCTTGCAAATACCATTAGGAGCATGAGGAGGAACCCGAGGAACTAGATCTGTCTCATGTACATGGACAGTAGTACTGTCCAGATATAGTGACAGTTTCAGCAAAtatgaacagatttttttttaaataaaagttgcCTACTGAACCTTTAAAGGTTTCATTATTTGTTGAACTTTTTCCTAGGCTGGGTTCCTCGTCCATGTTCATAATTTCCCTCAAATCAGCAGTGCAGTTAAGGGAATATTCCAATATATGTGCAATAAAGTGCACCCAcctaatgttgtttttatttaactataCAAATAAATAGGTACAGTTAATCCCCCTCCCCCTATTATGAGACCCATGTCCACACACCACTTGATCTGAGAATTAACGCAAGAGCTCCACTGAGACCACTAAAAATAATTCACTGTTGTGTAACACAACAACAAGAGGACCAGGGAGCTCCACAATTACCCCTGTGTGTCTTATGACTGTCCTGCTATACTGTCTTTACTCCACAAGATggcaacaaaatacaaaatgtgtaATATGGGACATCTTGTTCTTGATTTCTGCAGCACCTCATTACAGCATCATCACCATGTCTACATTGTCATCAAGAGTAAAGCTGACACCAGATAAAGGAGCACCATGGGGGCTGTTTGAAAGGTCAAGGCTGCAGGATGATGTCTTGGGAATGCGAAATTATGTCAAGGTTcgtttttggcttttttttccgCGTTGAAACGAATTGTAAACAAACTTTAGCTGTACAAAACCGGCACAAAAGGAACATAAAGCCCGTTAAGAATGATAACATGATACTTGTGCCTCTACATTTGAATAGAATACTTTGTAAATCTGTGAATAGCCGAACTCCCTGACCTGCCGGGGGGTGTGGAGGCTCATGTTGGGAGCAGGTGGGTGTGTGGACACCGTCACATGACGCTGCGGCTGGCTACTGTCACACTGGTATAAATCCTCCTCTGTAGATTTAGTCAGCCCTTTCCTCCACGCAAAGCTGCTGTGTGTTCGAGTCCAGGCTACAAAGTAGCTTCGACTTCTTCAGTCATGGGTGGTATGTAACGTTTTAAACTGAGATGTTGCTGTGTCGTTTTCATGTAGCTACATTCAAGCTAAAACGTGCTCTCTGCGAAGTTTTAAAGTCTTTCGAGGTATTCAAACACCGGTGTGTTAGCTTGTAAAGATGTTAGTCCTTCGTTAAAGTTGCTTGCCTGTTGTTTGGTTGTGTTTGTGCAGCTGTCCCCCGAAGCGGGCAGAGTATTCAGGGCCTAATTTGCAAAGGTACATTGTGTCTCCCTCTGTGTTTTGCTGTTTATCATACTGACCGTCACGTCAAGGCGTGAAGTTGTCGGCCATATCTGAAACATGCTTACCATATAAGACAGTGTCACCAGCTAGCCTGTTTAACTGTGTGGTccactctttaaaaaaaactgttgcagtAGCATGGACTATTTCCATCTGAACCATGCCCAACTTCTAATTCTAATTCTTCTAATTAATCTGTTCTGgtgtcaacatttttttgtatggcATTGCAGCAAAAGAAGTCAAGCCCCTTGACCTTAGCTTTCGAAACCCCTCTGCTACTGTATGTCATGAATCTTCATTCCCCAACTCCCCACTTGTGGTATAATCTTACTGTGGATTATAGAAGTGGGCGTGTGCAGCCTGTACTGTAAATTCACTGAGCCTGTGCTGTGGATgaactttatttataatgtgtttCATGTTGCATATATACTACATTGCTTGTTGTCCCAATTGAAAAGGGTGGTGGTGTGAGAGAAAGGAGGTGTGGCACTCGTGCAGCCAGTGAGACTGAGCAACTTTTCCTGGCAGCTCATGGGCAAAACTGCACTCTGACTGATCCATTAACATTTTATACTTACTGTACCTATACTCTCCTACTACCTCTACCCATTCTTGGGAGTACAGTACCAAGAGGTTGATATACAATCCAAGTGTGATTCATGTTGGCCGACATGCTACAGTCACACAACCTTGCCAGCTGGCTGCCTGGCTGATTTCATCATCACAGTTTAAATGTCCTCTCACAGGCGAGTCATTGTTCTGAATTCTGACTTGGCAGGTAGATGACAGATTTTCCTCCCTGCCTTCGGAGGTGGTGGTACAAAGCAGGCACCACACTGCAAATAAAACTCACCTTATTGAGACATTTAATCAGACATTGGAAACTAAAGTATTTTTTCCTGAAACAAGTTGGAGATCTCCCATTGAGGCAAAGCCATAGTGCTTGTGGAAAATGCTTGTTTTGAGTatttaaaatgacatgaaaGGTGCATATCAGGCATTATTTGCATTAAACATTTAACTATTCAAAGCGTTAACATCAAATGCAATGTTTTAGTGTCAAACAGTCAAATAATTATGGCTACTTGTTGGACACCTTTATCACCATTTGCTTGACCACAAAGCTCAGCTTTGTGCTTACtgtgttacacttttttttagttttttggctTATGTTAGCTGGCTATATTAGTACATTGGCTCTGAAACATGTTTGCTGGGTTTTGTGGAAATCTTGGAAACTTTCAAATTTCACCAAGTCGATGGGGCAactccaaaaaagacaaagtgtgTGGTAGAAAGTTGGACGATCAGTTTACAccatcaaataactaattaaatgaCAGTGTGCACAGACATACGTCTTCAGACATTCagacaagtgttttttttaacactagaCATTTTCAGCTTCACAGATAACAATTAACTGCTTATGAGTGTAGTAATCTTTCTTTCCTTTACAGACCAGGCTTTTGTGACGTTGGCTACCAATGACAACTATGCTCGGGGAGCCATGGTTTTGGGCAAGTCCCTCCGCAACCACAACACATCCAAGAAGCTGGTGGCCCTCATTGGTCCACAGATGTCAGATCCTTGCCGGTAAGAAACCCTAACCGCCAACCAGTGGTgcaacatttctaaatcacacctGGCATTCTTGTCAAGTTTTGTTTTCCACCTGGATTGTTGGATGGTGATTCATCCTAGAGTATTGTGAATCATTAGGGACGTGCTGACGAGAATCTATGACGAGGTGAGGGTGGTGGATGTGCTGGACAGCGGCGACACAGCGCACCTGGCCATGATGAAGAGGCCTGATCTGGGCATCACCTTCACCAAACTCCACTGCTGGACTCTCACACATTACTCCAAATGTGTTTTCATGGACGCAGACACGCTGGTGAGCATTTTCTTAAGCAAGAGTCATTCAACATGTTGTACTGTAACTATCCATCTACtgtatgtatttgtttgttttcccccTAGGTGCTTTCAAATATAGATGAGCTGTTTGACAGAGAAGAATTGTCAGCTGCTCCCGACCCTGGCTGGCCTGACTGCTTCAACTccggtgtgtttgttttctgtccgTCTATGGAGACTTATGGCAAACTGCTCCAGTATTGTACAGAACACGGCAGCTTTGATGGTAAGTcaagaacacattttttaatattgtagATTGGACTTTTGGTTAAACCAAACCATGAGTAGATTACCTTGCCCTCTGGGAActtgtgatcatttttttcccttattttttgcattttaccgATTTGAAACATAAATTGAAAATACTTTGTAGTTTAATCAGTAATAATCCTAAATTGTATccctacttttacttaaggattagttttacatttttggaaatGCACTTTTTTGCCAAGGGTTGGATCAGGAGGCAAACAGTAGCACCCAAAACTTGTTGTACATCTCAGCTTTGGAATAAATGCGACTTAATAATATGTGAGCTTTATGGGTGCTGATGGTCATCAAACTCAACAGGAAAAGGAGTAAATGCATTTCCACAAATATTTTCAGACATTTCCTCGAAATGCCCATGACATTTTCTGCTGCTGGGGTCCATTCAAAACCATGCCAAAAGACGGTTTGATAACGTTGTGAAGTagtgtgggatcatgggagttgtccTCACCACCATTGCAGTCAGTATCTCCATGTTAGGGTTCCTTCATTGTTCAGTGGGGTTTTACTATGAGCCAAATTATGTCTCCTCCACTCCAGAACATACTGCCCCGTCGATTAAAACACTGAAGATAggagtttcacattaaaaatcagtgtttctcagaAGCTGTTTGGTGGACAAAGGACATCCTGGAGGCGCTGTGAGCTGAGCTGCTTGTTAGTCTGATAACTTTAGATCCAGACGTCCGATGACTAAAATCCTACATCTGCTTAAAAATGACCAAGCAATAAAAAGTGTAGGATTAAAGTTAGGCTTAGAACTGGATAAAAACTCAATGGCATCGTCCGGCATATAAGCAAAACATTGACCCAAGCAAGGCCATTGACGGGCGACCAAATGAAACTGACTCTAAAATATTTAGGATAATGTAAGAACACTACTCACAAAATTTAATTTGCGTTACCCTTGACTCAATACACACATTTCCAGTTATCCTTTGAACTTACTTCTGCATGTTGGCATtagataaaatgtttttgtgtcatgtAAAAGTTTCTCCAAATAGACACTTCATATTTCACTGCCAAATGCATTAAAAAGAAAGGATTTAATATGCCCagaattgcaaatatttctggTTTACCACAACTTGGTTTTGATGTCTgcagtcttttttcagtcatactCAAACATTTAGGCTTTGACCAGCTTTGAGTAACATTGAGTTCTTGGTAACATGAAGTTAAACCAAGCTTGTTTATGTTTTGCTCTAAGTAGGGCCTTTATAGAGCCCAGTGCCCGGACACAAGGCCCTCCTGTCACAGACTGTCTAGCTCTGTTGAGTTATTCTCAGGGGCTCACTGGGGAGGGGTGGAAGTTAAATTTGAGAGGCCGTGTTCTGTACAGAGCTCCGGTTGACATTCAGCAACTCTTCTCCATGAGGCATACTGTAACTGAATTGTGGTTGTCGTTTTGGCTCCATATCAGGTTTACTGAGCAGCTCAAATCTGCGGCTTAAAAGATCATTAGTCATACTTATAAAGTGCTGTGTTTTGCATACTGCAGGTTTGCCACCTTTGctttccagaaaaaaagttaTAGCTCAGTACAGCTAGAATGTTAACACTTGAATCAGCCACTAACATTTTTGAAATATTACCAAACTCTGACAGACCACCCATTCACATGACCAGGACCAGCATAAGTATACAATTACATCACCATACCTTGCATACCTTTTCCAATACGCTAGCTAAGAACTTTAGAAGggcattttctcatagacttctttaca harbors:
- the cpb1 gene encoding carboxypeptidase B, translated to MKVLLLLGLVAVALADLTRFEGEKVFRLKPVLDEHVTLIKDLAKSIEVDFWSPESAEVVTIDIDVDIHVPAKYLDIVSTILNQNDMEHEVLIEDLQAAVEGQIDNKPEPRAYSYTKYNNWNNVQSWINSIASSNPSLISKQVIGSTYEGRPMTVLKLGKKSSSTKPAIFMDCGIHAREWISPAFCQWFVKEALSTYGSDSQMTSLLDQMDVFVLPVFNIDGYDYTHKSNRMWRKTRSRRSGSSCIGADPNRNFNAGWCTTGASSNPCSDTFCGYKPESEIEVKNVADFIRRNKSILKAYITIHSYSQLLLFPYSYTFELAAHHSELLKVAEGASAALRSLYGTRYTSGPGAATIYPAAGGSDDWAYDLGVKYSYTFELRDTGRYGFLLPESQIKPTCEETMLAVKYIAAYVQKNLY